The Primulina eburnea isolate SZY01 chromosome 8, ASM2296580v1, whole genome shotgun sequence genome contains a region encoding:
- the LOC140838001 gene encoding probable DNA helicase MCM8 → MVLADSGLCCIDEFDKMSADHQALLEAMEQQCVSVAKAGLVASLSARTSVLAAANPVGGHYNRAKTVNENLKMSAALLSRFDLVFILLDKPDELLDKRLSEHVMSLHAGNGHASPSGKRLCREPRDIRGVDMTLKSGSLIMRLRLDPKKESDFAPLPSPLLRKYIAYARTFVFPRMTKPAADILQKFYLQLRDHNTSLDSTPITARQLESLVRLAEARARVDLREEISAQDALDVVEIMKDSLYDKYVDENGFVDFGRSGGMSQQKEAKRFLSALNKQSEMQQKDCFSIAEIYSLADRIGLRVADIDTFVDNLNNVGYLLKKGSKTYQVLSSSYSRSQSSSRLR, encoded by the exons ATGGTACTCGCTGACAGTGGATTATGCTGTATTGATGAGTTCGACAAAATGTCAGCTGACCACCAG GCACTATTGGAAGCTATGGAACAGCAGTGTGTGTCTGTTGCAAAGGCAGGACTTGTGGCAAGTTTATCAGCAAGAACATCTGTTTTAGCGGCGGCAAACCCTGTTGGGGGTCATTATAA CCGTGCGAAAACTGTGAACGAGAATCTGAAAATGAGTGCTGCACTCCTCTCACGATTTGATTTGGTTTTCATATTACTTGATAAGCCTGACGAGTTGCTGGATAAGAGGCTTTCCGAGCACGTAATGTCA CTTCATGCTGGTAATGGCCATGCGTCACCCTCCGGAAAGAGGTTATGTAGAG AACCAAGGGATATTAGGGGCGTAGATATGACTTTAAAAAGTGGTTCCTTAATTATGAGGTTGAGACTGGACCCTAAGAAAGAAAGTGATTTTGCTCCACTGCCCAGTCCACTTCTGCGTAAATACATTGCTTATGCTAGGACTTTTGTCTTTCCAAG GATGACAAAACCAGCAGCAGATATTCTGCAGAAGTTTTACTTACAGCTAAGAGACCATAATACGTCTCTCGATAGTACTCCAATAACAGCAAGGCAGCTAGAAAGCTTGGTAAGATTAGCAGAAGCTAGAGCTAGGGTGGACTTGAGGGAAGAAATTAGTGCTCAAGATGCTTTG GATGTTGTTGAAATAATGAAAGACTCATTGTATGATAAATATGTTGACGAGAATGGCTTTGTTGATTTTGGACGAAGTGGTGGAATGAGTCAACAGAAAGAAGCCAAGCGTTTTTTAAGTGCACTGAATAAGCAATCCGAAATGCAGCAGAAAGATTGTTTCTCTATAGCT GAAATATATAGTTTGGCTGATAGAATCGGTTTAAGGGTTGCAGATATTGACACATTCGTCGATAATCTAAACAATGTTGgttatcttttgaaaaaagGCTCAAAGACATACCAG GTGCTATCTTCTTCTTATTCTCGCAGTCAATCATCATCTAGGTTAAGATAA